DNA from Amycolatopsis sp. DSM 110486:
ACATCACCACCGTCGCGCGCCAGGACGGCGACGGCTGGATCATCAATGGCGCCAAGCAGTTCATCACCAACTCCGGCACCCCGTTCTCGCGCTACGTCATCCTGCTCGCCGCGGTCGGCGACGACGAGCGCGGCCGGCCGCCGGTCTCGGCGTTCCTCGTGCCGCTCGACGCGCCGGGCGTCACCGTCGGCAAGGGGTACCCGAAGCTGGGCTGGCGCTCCTCCGACACGCATCCGCTGTTCTTCGACGACGTCCGCGTGCCGGGCGACGCGTTGCTGTCCGAACCGGGCCGCGGCTACCGCGACGCGCTCGAGTTCCTCACGTGGGCGCGGCTGCCGATCGCCGCGATGAGCGCCGGGCTCGCCCGCGGCTGCCTGACCGACACGCTGCGCTTCGTCACCGAACGCTCGTCCTTCGGCAAGCCGCTGGGCCACCACCAGGCGGTGGCGTTCCAGACCGCGGACATCGCCGCGCTCGCCGCCACCGCCCGCACGCTGACGTACGACGGCGCGTGGAAGTACGATCACGGCTTGTCGATCAGGGAGGCCGCCGCCACGGCGAAGCTGGTCGCGTCGGAAGCCGCGAACAAGGCCGCCTACCTGGCGACCCAGCTGCAGGGAGGCTACGGCTTCATCGAAGAGACGGCCGCGACCCGCCACCACCAGGACGCCCGCATCCTCACCATCGGCGAGGGCACGTCCGAAGTGCAGCGGATGCTGATCGCGCGTTCACTGGGGCTGGCCGTCTGAGCAGGTGCCGATCGATCGAACACACAAGGGAGTGTGCCCGTGGCAGACAGTGTGGAACAGCTGATCTCCGTCCCGTTGCAGGAACTTCCGGAACGGTGGCGCTCGGCGAGCCGGGCCGAGGAGATCGCGGGCGCGCGGGCACTGCACGATCGCGACCCGGACGAGTACTGGGCGTGGGCCGCGGGCAAGCAGCGCTGGATGCGGCCGTGGGACGAGGTGCGCAGCGGTGACCTGCCCGAGTTCCGCTACTTCACGGGCGGCCTGCTCAACGTCGCCGACAACTGCGTCGACCGCTGGGCCGAGGACCCCGCGACGGCCGACCGCGCCGCCGTGGTGTGGGAGGGCGAGCCGGGGGACACCCGCACGGTGACCTACGCCGAGCTCGCCCGGGAGACCTCGGCGCTGGCGGCGGGGCTGCTGGAGCTGGGCGTCGGCAAGGGCGACGTGGTCGCGATCTACCTGCCGAACCTCGTCGAGGCGTTCACGGCCATCCACGCGTGCAACCGGATCGGCGCGATCTACACGGTGCTGTTCTCCGGCTTCGGCAAGGACGCCGTGGCCGCGCGGCTCAAGGTCTCCGGCGCGAAGGCCGTGGTGGTCGCCGACGCGTCCTACCGGCGCGGGAAGCTGGTGCCGCTGCTGGAGACCCTGCGCACCGCCCGGCCGGGCCTGCCCGACCTCGGCCACGTCGTGGTGCTCGACCGCACCGGCCGCGACCTGCCGCTCGAAGCGGGCGAGGTCTCCTACGCCGACCTCGTCGCCCGCCACCCCGAAGGCACGCCGGCCGTGCCGCTGGAGGCCAACGACCCGGCGTTTCTGATCTTCACCAGCGGCACGGAGTCGACGCCGAAGGGTGTGGTGCACTCGGTCGCCGGGTTCCTGGTCGGCACGTGGGCCAACGCCTACTGGCAGGCCGGCCTCGAGCAGGGCGACGTCTACTGGGTGGCCGCCGACGTCGGCTGGCTGACCTTCCCGATCCAGGCCGTGATCGGCGGGCTGGCGTGCGGGACCACGATCGCGTGTTACGAGGGCGCGCTCGACACCCCGACGAAGGAACGCTTCTACGAGTTCTGCGAACGCCACGAGGTCACGCAGGTGCTGGCCGCGCCGACCGTGCTGCGGATGCTGCGCTCGTTCGGCGAGGACCTGTGTGCCGCGCACCCGCTGCCGCACCTCAAGCTGATCACCGTGCAGGGCGAGCCGCTCGACGCCGAGACGTTCACGTGGGGCGGCGCGCACCTCGACGTCCCGATCGTGAACGCCTACGGCCAGACCGAGACCGGCTCGACCTGGACCTACCCGGTCACCGGCGTCGACGCGCTGAAGGCGGGCTCCGCCGGCCGCCCCCTGCCCGGCCACCACTGCGAGGTCGTGGACGACGACGGCGTGCCGGTTCCCGCCGGTACCAAGGGAAATCTGGTGATCACCCGCCCGTTTCCCACCCTGGCCCGCACGGTGTGGGGTGATCACGAGCGGTACCTGTCGGCGTACTTCAGCCAGTACCCCGGCAAATACAACACCAAGGACGAGGCCGTCCTCGACGCCGACGGCCACCTGTGGGTGCTCGGCCGCGCGGACGACGTCATCAACGTCGCCGCTCACCGCATCTCCACGATGGAGATCGAAGGCGTCGTGACCGCCCACGAGCGCGTCGCGGAGGCCGCCGTGGTCGGCGTGCCCGACCCGACGAAGGGCACGGTCCCGATCGCCTTCGTCACGCTCCTGGCCGGAGCCGACGCCGACTCGGTGTCGGCCGAGCTGATCCGCCGCGTGGGCGAGGAACTCGGCGGCTACGCGCGGCTGGCCAAGGTCTATCCCGTCACGGCGCTGCCCAAGACCCGCACGGGCAAGACCATGCGGCGCCTGCTGCGCGACGTCCTCGTCGAGGGCGCTCCGCGCGGCGACACCAGCGCCATGGAGGACCCCGGTGCCCTGGACGCGGTGCTGACGGCGGTGTCCGCGGCCCGCTGACCTTCCCCGCCTTTCGGAGCCGTCGGCCCGTACCGGTGGCGCGTCCGGTTCGCCGGCAGCGTGCGCCGGGCGGGGTGGCGTCGCTGCCCGATAAGCTGGCGCCGTGGCCGAGGGGCGAGAGGTGTCGACCGTGACGATCTGGAACGACGTGATCAGTTTCGTGCGCCTGCGTTACGAGGTGCTCGAGGACCACGACGGCTGGCTGCGCTTCCGCCTGCCCACCGAGGACGGCCGCAGCCAGCAGGCGACCGTCCACCTGCTGCCCGACCACGGTGGGGTGGCCTGGGCCGAGCTGTCCTCGCCCGTCGGCTGGGCCGACCGCGTCGATCTGCGCCGGCTGCTGGAGCTCGTCGGCGAGTCCGGCGTCGGCGGTGCGGCCGTGGTCGACGGCGTGGCGCTGATCAAGCACGCCGTGCCGCTCGCGTCGCTGGACATCGAGGACGAGCTGGACCGGCCGTTGCGCGCCCTGGTGGACCGCGCCGACCAGCTCGAACACGACCTCGGGCAGGGCGACGAGTTCTGATCGCAGGCCGGCAGCGCGCACTGAGCTTCAGCTCGAAACGCGGGCCCGTTTCTTCGCGCCCACCGGCGCCGCCAGCACTGCCAACGCGACCAGCTCCGTGAGCGCCATCCCGCGTTCGACGAGGCCGAGCGGGATGAGCAGCCACCAGCGTTCGTCGTTCACCGCGGCGACCGCCACGGCGCCGACGATGATCGCCAGCCAGCCCAGCGACAGCACGGCGAGCAGCCGCGCGGCGAACCGGCGGCGCGGCGAGTGCGGGAACGTCGTACGCGCGGCGACCAGGATCGCCAGCGGCAGGCAGACGAACGCGACCACGCTCGCGACCCGGTGCAGCGTGCCGCCCGCGGCACCACCGGTGGCGGTGGCCCAGTTGGTCTTCGGGAACGCCACGATCACGAGCAAGCCGATCGTCCACAGTGCACCGAACAAGGCGGAAACCACAGGCAGCCGCCGTTGCAGCCGCAGCACGGCGAGCGTCACGGCGGAGCCCACGGCCACGAGGACCACCGCGAGGTCGAACACCCACTTGTTGTCCGAGAGGCCGTACTCGCTGATGGTCCGGCTGGTCACGCTGATCTCGTCGGTGGGCGGCACCAGTTGGAGGAGCAGGACCAGTGCGGCGCCGATCGCGAACGCGGCGATGCCGGCGATCGACAGCAGAGCGGGGCGGCGGTCCACGGCGAGGGCGGTCATCCTTCGAGATTAGCCAGGACGGGTATGTGCCCGCTGTGAGCGGATGATCCCGTACTTCCGAAGGTTACCCGGGGCGTTTTGCATCGATATGGTCGTTCGCTGCCGAAGCGTCCCAGCTTCGGCTCGGCTCTGGGAGGTCCGGGAACGTGGGGAATTCACCTCTTTCACAACGACTGTCACTCAGAAGATCCAGACCATGGGTTCTGCTGGCCACGGCCGGCGTCCTGGCGGGGACGTTCGTCGCCCTGCCGACGTCGGCCACGGCCGCGCAGAACGTGGTGCACGCCGACCGCGCCGTGGTGCGGTCGTGTTTCGCCGCGCTCCAGCCGGCCGGTGCGCCCGGCACCGACCGTCGCGAGGTCGCCTCGACGGTCGATGGCCTGGTCCAGGCCCGCCTGACGCCGGGTGCCGGCGCCGAGGGCGACTGGGACCTCGCCGTTTTCGACAAGGCCACTGGGGCGCTCGTCGCGGCCTCGGCGGCCTTGCGCAGCCATGAGCTCGCCGAGAGCTTCGTGAAGAAGGGCCAGCAGCTCGTGATCCAGGGCTGCCGGTACGCGGGCAACGCGAAGGAGGCGAAGCTGGGTGTCGACTTCCTCGCGCTGACTCCGCAGGGCACCCCGACCGGATCCGCCGCGCCGGCCCAGCGTGCCGAGCTGGTGCGCGTGCACACGCCTTCGCGCGCGGACAAGAACAAGCTCCTCGGACTCGGCCTCGACGTCACCGAAAAGGGTGATGCGACCGGCGTCGAGGTCGTGCTCGCCGGCGACGCCGACCGCCGCACGCTCGCGGCGAGCGGGCTGAAATCCACCGTCGTCGAGCCGGATCTGTCGGCGAAGTCGATCCGCGACGCGAAAACCGACCGCGAGTACGCGGCGAAAACGACCTCCTCGGTGCTGCCGTCCGGCCGTACCAGCTACCGCCATCTGTACGACTACGAGTACGAGATGAAGGAGCTCGCGCGCAAGAACCCCAAGCTGGTCAAGGCGTTCACGCTGCCGGAGCCGACGTGGGAGGGTCGCGACGTCGTCGGGCTCGAGATCGCCACGGACGTCGCGAACACCGCCGACGGCAAGCCCGTCGACTTCACCATGGGCGTGCACCACGCGCGCGAATGGCCGGCCGGTGAGACCACGATGGAGTGGGCGTACCAGCTGATCAACGGCTACGCCCACGACACCACGATCCGGGGGCTGGTCGGCAAGACGCGCAACATCATCGTGCCGATCGTGAACCCCGACGGCTTCTCGATCTCCCGCGAAGCCGAACCCCGTGGGGATTTCACGAGGTTCGACTACGAGATGAAACGCAAGAACTGCAACTCCGCCGACTCGCCGCCGCAGTTCGCCACCGGCGTCTGCAAGGCGAACCCGGGCGGCGCGCAGCGCGGCACCGACCCGAACCGCAACTACGCCGGCTTCTGGGGCGGCGGGGGAGCGGGCCTGTCGTGGAGCAGTGAGACGTTCCGCGGTTCGGCGCCGTTCAGCGAGCCGGAGTCGCGCAACATCCGTTCGGTCGTGTCGTCGCGGCAGGTGACGAACCTGATCACCTTCCACACCAACGCGGCGCTCGTGCTGCGTCCGCCGGGCGTCGCCGACGTGCGCCCGCCGCTCGAGGACCCCGTGTACCGGGCGCTGGGCGACAAACTGGCCTCCCACAACGGTTACACGAACGAACCGAGCTGGGCGCTCTACGACACCACCGGCACCACGGAGGACTGGTCGTACTGGGCCACCGGCGGCTGGGGCTTCACGATCGAGATCGGCGGCGCCGGTTTCCACACTCCGTACGAAGTCGGGGTGGTCGCCGAGTACGCGGGCCTGGCCCCGTCGACCGGCGCGGGCAAGGGCGGCAACAGCGGCGCGCTGCTGGAGATGCTGCGCAACACCGCCGACCCGGCCGCG
Protein-coding regions in this window:
- a CDS encoding acyl-CoA dehydrogenase family protein, with the translated sequence MTATTTNSVRGGQHADHGYELPWAFTPEHLQWRDTVREFTAEVVAPEAGRRSIESRFDADLVRAAGRLGVFGLMVPAEFGGAGADLRTLCLTIEELATVDSSLAVTVHVQAICAALLAHLAQDRPELCHEILPSAATGETFISIGLTEPSGGSDAGNITTVARQDGDGWIINGAKQFITNSGTPFSRYVILLAAVGDDERGRPPVSAFLVPLDAPGVTVGKGYPKLGWRSSDTHPLFFDDVRVPGDALLSEPGRGYRDALEFLTWARLPIAAMSAGLARGCLTDTLRFVTERSSFGKPLGHHQAVAFQTADIAALAATARTLTYDGAWKYDHGLSIREAAATAKLVASEAANKAAYLATQLQGGYGFIEETAATRHHQDARILTIGEGTSEVQRMLIARSLGLAV
- a CDS encoding AMP-binding protein; translation: MADSVEQLISVPLQELPERWRSASRAEEIAGARALHDRDPDEYWAWAAGKQRWMRPWDEVRSGDLPEFRYFTGGLLNVADNCVDRWAEDPATADRAAVVWEGEPGDTRTVTYAELARETSALAAGLLELGVGKGDVVAIYLPNLVEAFTAIHACNRIGAIYTVLFSGFGKDAVAARLKVSGAKAVVVADASYRRGKLVPLLETLRTARPGLPDLGHVVVLDRTGRDLPLEAGEVSYADLVARHPEGTPAVPLEANDPAFLIFTSGTESTPKGVVHSVAGFLVGTWANAYWQAGLEQGDVYWVAADVGWLTFPIQAVIGGLACGTTIACYEGALDTPTKERFYEFCERHEVTQVLAAPTVLRMLRSFGEDLCAAHPLPHLKLITVQGEPLDAETFTWGGAHLDVPIVNAYGQTETGSTWTYPVTGVDALKAGSAGRPLPGHHCEVVDDDGVPVPAGTKGNLVITRPFPTLARTVWGDHERYLSAYFSQYPGKYNTKDEAVLDADGHLWVLGRADDVINVAAHRISTMEIEGVVTAHERVAEAAVVGVPDPTKGTVPIAFVTLLAGADADSVSAELIRRVGEELGGYARLAKVYPVTALPKTRTGKTMRRLLRDVLVEGAPRGDTSAMEDPGALDAVLTAVSAAR
- a CDS encoding DUF998 domain-containing protein; translation: MTALAVDRRPALLSIAGIAAFAIGAALVLLLQLVPPTDEISVTSRTISEYGLSDNKWVFDLAVVLVAVGSAVTLAVLRLQRRLPVVSALFGALWTIGLLVIVAFPKTNWATATGGAAGGTLHRVASVVAFVCLPLAILVAARTTFPHSPRRRFAARLLAVLSLGWLAIIVGAVAVAAVNDERWWLLIPLGLVERGMALTELVALAVLAAPVGAKKRARVSS
- a CDS encoding M14 family zinc carboxypeptidase, which produces MLATAGVLAGTFVALPTSATAAQNVVHADRAVVRSCFAALQPAGAPGTDRREVASTVDGLVQARLTPGAGAEGDWDLAVFDKATGALVAASAALRSHELAESFVKKGQQLVIQGCRYAGNAKEAKLGVDFLALTPQGTPTGSAAPAQRAELVRVHTPSRADKNKLLGLGLDVTEKGDATGVEVVLAGDADRRTLAASGLKSTVVEPDLSAKSIRDAKTDREYAAKTTSSVLPSGRTSYRHLYDYEYEMKELARKNPKLVKAFTLPEPTWEGRDVVGLEIATDVANTADGKPVDFTMGVHHAREWPAGETTMEWAYQLINGYAHDTTIRGLVGKTRNIIVPIVNPDGFSISREAEPRGDFTRFDYEMKRKNCNSADSPPQFATGVCKANPGGAQRGTDPNRNYAGFWGGGGAGLSWSSETFRGSAPFSEPESRNIRSVVSSRQVTNLITFHTNAALVLRPPGVADVRPPLEDPVYRALGDKLASHNGYTNEPSWALYDTTGTTEDWSYWATGGWGFTIEIGGAGFHTPYEVGVVAEYAGLAPSTGAGKGGNSGALLEMLRNTADPAAHSTLIGTAPKGYQLKLHKTFQTPTSPVLQPDGSTKPPVYVTDNLNSTYTSTGGRFAWSVNPSTRPYVAGRYGRDPQGPAQAGYAVTNPAGVPPVNESYPDNPASESFTFHVDGLPKVDNGRFSVDVNWANPDTDWDLYVYDAAGNAVTSSANGGTTSEHAVLFDPPAGDYRAVLVNYAQADPAQVDDWTGGVSFASPVPPTYGPKEAYQLTCTNAKGKLAGIADVYLDRGQTIDVGEICTNSARAAKNRSHG